Proteins from a single region of Amblyomma americanum isolate KBUSLIRL-KWMA chromosome 10, ASM5285725v1, whole genome shotgun sequence:
- the LOC144107930 gene encoding ribosome biogenesis protein NOP53, protein MAATTRRKRLGVSKNRKKAWIKHSDVNDVEEFLEEQRLDERMGGPVSSKPDEELFFVDKLPAAPKTPAAENKKLRRNRKLACFRNLEPSSKVKAPVQPRRVRDPDARKPAEVRETQRQRLGQRLAKAAVDRLRSVARKAKQSTSRFDFAGLHDLWGDDDGASPATGVRVPEHRHQKPSLLPAVEPPHPGTSYNPSHADHQDLLRRAVEVEQRRLREERRLDRRLAVPDKRHWPTEKDRLAEMSQGLYDQDDDDDSGVEEEDGESVADVLPTASSHAAPKTRQQRRRAAEQKRLRREAQERKKARALANDVYRIRTFKADLRRQAEASEARQARRRQREVDKLYGARRLSAWKYEEPELPVKLSDELRESLRELRPEINVLEDRFKSLQRRNVIETRRQQKKVVKHKPKKAVKRSHRIFAEEDEKKWKKELQ, encoded by the coding sequence ATGGCAGCGACCACGAGACGTAAGCGTCTCGGCGTGAGCAAAAACCGCAAGAAAGCGTGGATCAAGCACAGCGACGTGAACGATGTCGAGGAGTTCCTCGAAGAGCAGAGGCTCGACGAGCGCATGGGCGGTCCGGTTTCCAGCAAGCCGGACGAGGAGCTGTTCTTCGTCGACAAGTTGCCCGCCGCGCCGAAGACTCCGGCCGCCGAGAATAAGAAGCTACGCCGGAACCGCAAGTTGGCATGCTTCCGCAACCTCGAGCCGAGTTCGAAAGTGAAGGCGCCGGTTCAGCCGCGCCGGGTGCGAGACCCAGACGCCCGCAAGCCCGCTGAAGTTCGCGAGACGCAGCGACAGCGCTTGGGTCAGCGACTCGCAAAAGCCGCCGTCGATCGACTGCGCAGCGTGGCCCGTAAGGCCAAGCAGTCAACGAGCAGGTTCGACTTTGCGGGTCTACATGACCTCTGGGGTGACGACGACGGCGCGTCGCCCGCCACAGGCGTTCGTGTTCCGGAGCACCGTCACCAGAAGCCTTCGCTGCTTCCCGCCGTGGAGCCGCCGCACCCGGGAACGTCTTACAACCCGTCTCACGCCGACCACCAAGACCTGCTTCGGCGAGCGGTGGAGGTCGAACAACGAAGGCTGCGTGAGGAACGCCGCCTCGACCGACGGTTAGCGGTGCCGGACAAGCGCCATTGGCCCACAGAGAAGGACAGGCTCGCCGAGATGTCCCAGGGCCTCTACGACCAGGACGACGATGACGACAGCGGCGTCGAGGAAGAGGACGGCGAAAGCGTGGCAGACGTCTTGCCCACGGCGTCGTCCCATGCTGCTCCTAAGACCCGGCAGCAGAGGCGTCGCGCCGCCGAGCAGAAGCGGCTGCGCCGCGAAGCCCAGGAGCGCAAGAAGGCCCGCGCCCTCGCCAACGATGTGTACCGCATTCGGACGTTCAAGGCGGATCTGCGGCGGCAGGCCGAGGCGTCGGAGGCGCGCCAGGCCCGCAGGCGGCAGCGTGAGGTTGACAAGCTCTACGGTGCCCGGAGGCTGAGCGCCTGGAAGTACGAGGAGCCGGAGCTGCCGGTCAAGCTGTCGGACGAACTGCGGGAGTCGCTGCGCGAGCTGCGGCCCGAGATAAACGTGCTCGAGGACCGGTTCAAGAGCCTCCAGCGCCGGAACGTGATCGAGACGCGGCGCCAGCAGAAGAAGGTGGTCAAACACAAGCCCAAGAAGGCCGTCAAGCGTTCCCACCGAATATTCGCCGAAGAGGACGAGAAAAAGTGGAAGAAAGAGCTCCAATAA